The following is a genomic window from Janibacter sp. DB-40.
GATGAGGGCGGAGCGCACTCAGGCGACCGAACGGGAGTCGTCGAAGACGATGATCGAGCCGCCGTAGTTGGCCACCCAGACGCGCTCCTTGGTCGGCTCGTAGGTGATGCCGATCGGGTGCGGGTCCGTCTTCACCGTCTGCACGACCTCGAAGTCCTCGGTGAGGATCTTGCTCATCGTGGCGTCGTTGTAGTTGACGACGTAGAGGGCTCCGCCGTCGGGGCTCATCGTCATCGAGCGCGGCTGGTTGCCGACCTGGACGACCCGGGTGACCTCACCCGTCGCGGTGTCGACCTCGCTGACGGTGGCGTCGTTGTTGTTGGTGACGTAGAGGTGCGTGCCGTCCGGGGAGAGCACGAGGTGGCGGGGCCCGTCGCCGGTGACGGTGAAGTCGCCGTCCACCTCGCCCGAGGCCAGGTCGACCGCGACGGTGCGGTCATCGCCCATGAGCGCGACGTAGGCCGTGGAGCTGTCCGGGGAGACCTCGATGCCGCGCGGGTTGTCACCGCCCAGCGGGATGGTCGAGGTGACCTCGCCCTGCTCCACGTCGATGACGCTGAGGTCCATCGAGCACCAGTTGGACACGAGGACCCGGGAGCCGTCGGGGGTGGCGGCGACGTACTTCGGCACGGCGCCGACCTCGATGACGTCGACGATCTCCAGGGACGAGGTGTCGATCTTGTAGAGGTAGCTGTTGGAGATGCCCTCGGGGCCCTCGCACGCGTCCTTGCCCTCGGGCAGGAAGCCCTCCCCGTACATCGAGTAGTTGCTCACCCACGCGGTCTCGCCGTCGGGGGAGAAGGCCATCTCCACCGGGGAGCCCTGGCTGGTGCCCGGGTGACCCTCGATCCCGAAGTCGGCGAGCTCGACCGCGTCGCCGATCGTCTTCTGCAGCGAGCCGTCGGCGGTGAAGACGCTGACGGTGTGCGTGTACATCATGTTCTGGGCGAAGACCTGGCCCTTCTTCGAGGCGACGACCGACTTCGGCGTCATCTCCCCGGTGAGGCGCTGGACGCGCACGAGGTCGGACTCGGCCGGGTCGGCCTTCCCGCCCTGCTCGGTGGCCGGGGAGTCCTCCGGAGCCGGTGACTCGACCTCGGCCGGCGTGGTGGGCTCGGGCTCGCCCGTGGCGCTCGCGCTGGTGCTCGCGCTCGCGTTCGTCGGCGAGGCCTCGGCGGAGTCGTCGTCGCTGACCAGCTTGCCGATGATCAGGGCGAGGATGAGGGCGGCGACCACGAGGACGGCGATGACGGCGCGCCGCCGCCGGACGTAGACCGGGTCGTTCTTGATCTTCACGGAGGGCACCTCGATGTGGACAGCGTCACCGCAGAATCTAGGCCATGCGGGGCCGTCGTCATGGAGGCGCACCGTGCTCGCCCGTATGGGGACGGGTGTGTGGCCGGGCCCGTCCCCGGTGGGGTCGGCTGCGGACTCAGCCGCGCGGGACGTCCCGGCGGGTGAATCCGATGACCCCGAGAGCGAGGAGGACCAGCCCACCGACGCCCGCGACGAGCGAACCGACCACGTCGACGTCCTCCAGGGGCACGTTGCCGACGAGGCCGAAGGGGGACCACTCGATGAGCGCCTCGGGCAGGTCGAGGCCGGGGCCCATGTAGGCCAGGACGGCGGCCACGGCGAAGACCGCCCAGGCCGCCGGCTGGACCCGCGGCAGCCAGCCGAAGAGTGCCACCGAGAGCCCGGCGAAGAGCAGCACGACCGGCAGGTGCCCCACGCCCGCGGCCACGAGGGTGGCGATCCACGAGGAGTCCTCGAGGGAGGCGGCGGTCGTGACGGCGAGCGTCACCGTGCCGACACCGCCGACGACGAGGGCTCCGAGGGCGACCACGAGGATGTGCGGTGACAGCCAGAGGACCCGGCCGCGGGCCTCGCTCAGCTGCAGCTCCAGGCGGCCGGTCGTCTCCTCCTTGCGCAGCGAGCCGAGGGACTGCAGGACGTAGCCGACGACGAGCATCGCGAGCATGAGGACGAACATCGCCGTCATCGCCTCGACGAGCGCGTCGCCACCCCCGGCGATGAACTGGGTCAGCTGCGGGTTGTCCGCGAAGGCGTCCATGACCGTCTGGGTCAGCCCGCCGTAGGTGCCCATGAGGATCGCGACGAGCAGTGCCCACCCGAGGGTGGCACCACGGTGCTCCCGGACGGCGAGGCCGACCGGGGTGCGCAGCCACGACGTCGCCCGGTGGGGACCCGGTCGTGCGGCGAGGAGGGATCCGCCGACGTCGCGACCGGCGGACATGCGCAGGGCGAGCGAGAGCAGGATGAGGGTCGTCGCCGCGGCGAGGACGAAGGGGGTCCCCTGCGGCTCCCCGAAGGGTGCCACCTCGTCGTACCAGCCGTGCGGCGAGAGCCACACCACCCACGTCCCGTCGACCGCGCCGATGCCGCGCAGGATGTAGGAGGCCAGCGCGATCGCCAGACCGGCGCCCCACACCGAGCGCTGGTGGCCGAAGACCTGCGCGAGGACCGCCGTCATCGCGACGAAGACGGCCCCGAAGGCCAGGATGGCCAGACCGTAGAGGAGTGACCCGACGGTGTCGGCACCCGCGGCGACGAAGGTCACCGTGGTCAGGGCGCCGAGGACGACCAGGGCCGCGAGGCCGAGGAGGACCGCCGCGACGAGCGGGGCCTGCCGACCCATCCGCGAGGCCAGGAGGAGCTCGAGGCGACCTGCCTCCTCCTCGCGCCGCGTCCCGCGTCCGGTGAGCGAGATCGCCAGCACGGGGAGCGCGAAGGCGACGACGAAGCCGAGCTCGTTGACCAGGACCCCACCGACCGTGTCCAGGCCGGCGACGTCCCCGTTGAGCATCCGCAGCGCGGGGGTGTCGGTCGAGGAGGCGTAGGCCTGCAGCTCGGCCGGCGTCTCGTAGAGGCTGGTGATCGACACCGCCGTGAGCGCGACGATGGCGTAGAGACCGAGCACCCAGGCGGCCAGGGCCTTCCAGCCGGTGCGCCACTGGACGCCCAGGTTGATGCCGACCCCCGAGACGTGGGTCCGCGTCGGGGCGCTCATCGGACCGGCTCCCCTTCGCTGGTCGGGCCGCCGGCGTGGTCGCCGAGGCTCGGGGAGGGTCGCACGTCCCTCGTCGGGGACCCGTCCCCCGGCGTGTCGCGGTACAGCTCGAGGAAGACGTCGTCGAGGCTCGGCGGGGTGATCGTCAGGGTGTGCACCCCGGCGGCGTGGACCCGGCCGACGACGTCGGCGATCTGCGTCGCGTCGACGTGGCAGCGGATCTCCGGGCGCCCCTCGGAGGTGCTCGCCACCAGCCCGGTGACGCCGGGGACCGGGGCGAGGTCGAGCGGCCGGTCGGTCACGGCGTGCACCTGGCTGCTGGTGCTGCGGCGCAGCTCGGCGAGCGTCCCGGTCGTGACGGTCCGCCCCGAGCGGATGATGGTGACCCGGTCGGCGAGGGCCTCGACCTCCCCGAGGATGTGGCTCGACAGGAGCACGGTCGTGCCGTCGGCGACGCGCTCGCGCACGGTCTCCTGGAAGACCTGCTCCATGAGCGGGTCGAGGCCGGAGGTCGGCTCGTCGAGGAGCAGCAGCTCGACGTCGGCGGCGAGCGCGGCGATGAGCGAGACCTTCTGCTTGTTGCCGCTGGAGTAGTCGCGCGTCCGCTTGCGGGTGTCGAGGTCGAAGCGCTCGACCAGCTCGGCCCGGCGTCGCTCGTCGATGCCACCGTGGGCGCGACCGAGGATGTCGATGCACTGCCCGCCGGTCAGGCCCGGCCACAGGATGACGTCGGCGGGCACGTAGGCGAGCCGCCGGTGCAGCGCGACGGCGGCTCGCCACGGGTCGCCGCCGAGGACGGTGACGGTGCCGCCGTCGGCGCGGGTGAGACCGAGCAGGACGCGGATGGTCGTCGACTTGCCGGAGCCGTTGGGGCCGAGGAAGCCGTGCACCTCACCGGGCGCGACGTCGAGGTCGAGCCCGTCGAGGGCCCGGGTGCTGCCGTACGCCTTGCGCAGGTCGGCGGCGTGGATGATCTGGTCGGGTGCGGTCTCGCTCATGGTCGCTCCTTCGACGAAGGGGGTCGGTCCCCGATCGCGGTGTCTGTCCCTGTATCCGGTGTGGGCAAGATCGCGGCATAGACACGCATCGCCTCGTCGGCCCACCGGGCGAAGCCGTCGCCGTGGAGCGGGTCGTAGCCGAGGACCTGCTGCCAGTGGTCGGCGAGCAGGAGGGTGCCGAGGTCGGAGGACATCGCCAGCGCCGCGCGGGTCTCCGGGTCGGGCCCGGCGAGGAGCTGTCCCGCCTCGTCCCAGGCGCGGAAGGTCTCGACGGTGCGGCGGTGCCAGGCGCTGAGCAGCTCGGTGGCGAGCGGGTCGCCGGTCATCATCAGTCGGCGCAGGTAGGGGATGACGGGGGAGCCCTCGGGGAGGGCCTGCTGGAGCACCTCGGCGATCGAGGACCACTCGCCGGTGAGCCCGCTGTCGGTCGAGAGGTCGAAGAGCTCGTCCATCCGGTCGCGCACGTGCTCGACGACCGCCTGGCGCAGCCCCGCCTTGGACCCGAAGTGGTGCACGACGAGCGCCGCGGACACGCCGGCACGCTCGGCGATCTGCCGCATCGTCACCGCGTCCTCGCCGTGCTCGGCGAAGAGCTCGAGCGCTGCATCCCGCACCCGCGCCCGGGCCGTCCGGTCGTCCACTGAACTCATGTTCAGCACACTAAACGCTGGTTCAGTGTCCGGTCAAGGTCTCCGCGTTGATCACTCCACCCCCCATTCGCAACTGCTTAGGCTCCTGCGAGTTGTGGGTGCCGCTCTTTCGCAACTGCTTAGGCTCCTGCAAAGCCTTGGGCGCCCCTCTTTCGCAACTGCTTGGGCTCCTGCGAGTTCGGGGCGCCGCGGTCCGGTGTGGCTGAGTAGGGTCGCGACCATGTCAGCGACGGTGAGCGGGCTCGTCCTCGCGGCGGGGGCGGGGCGCCGGATGGGCATGCCCAAGGCGCTCAAGACCGATCCCGACGGCACCTCGTGGCTCGCCCGGGCGGTCGCCGTGCTCCGTGACGGCGGGTGCGCGGACGTCACCGTCGTCCTCGGGGCCTGCGGGGGCCGCGCTGCCGAGCTCGTCCCCGACGTGCCGCACCTGCTCTGCCCTGACTGGGACGAGGGGATCGGCGCCTCGCTCGCCCACGGGCTGCGCCACCTGACCGCCCGCCCCGACGTCGACGCTGTGCTCGTCCACCTCGTCGACCTCCCCGACGTGACGGCGGACGTCCCCCGCCGTCTGCTGGCGAAGGGGGCCGCCCCGGCCGATCTGCGCCGCGCCGTCTACGACGGCGTGCCCGGCCACCCGGTGCTCATCGGCCGTGACCACTGGGCGCCCCTGCTCGCGGAGCTCGCCGGCGACCGCGGTGCCGGGCCCTACCTGCGTCGCCACGGCGCCGTCGAGGTCGAGTGCGGTGACCTCGCCACCGGGCGCGACGTCGACACCCCCGTCGTCGACACCCCGGACGCCCGGGACTGACCGGCGGTGGTGGGGGACCCCCTTCGCCCGGCTACCGTCGTGCCCATGACGGACAGCACGGTGCGCACGGCACCGGAGCCGCTGCCGGACAACCCGTGGCCGGCGCTGTGGGCGCTGGTCATCGGCTTCTTCATGATCCTCGTCGACGTCTCGATCGTCTCGATCGCGACGCCGGCGCTGATGTCGTCCTTCGACGCGGGGATCGAGCCGGTGCTGTGGGTGACGAGCGCCTACCTGCTCGCCTACGCGGTGCCGCTGCTGATCACCGGGCGCTTCGGTGACCGCTACGGCCCCAAGCGGGTCTACCTCGTCGGCCTGACGGTCTTCACGCTCGCCTCCCTCGCGTGCGGGCTCAGCCCGACGATCCACTGGCTCGTCGGCGCGCGGGTCGTGCAGGGCCTGGGTGCCTCGCTGATGACCCCGCAGACGATGGCCGTGATCACCCGGACCTTCCCGCCGGAGCGACGGGGGTCGGCCATGGCCCTGTGGGGCGCCACCGCCGGCGTGGCCTTTCTCGTCGGCCCGCTGCTCGGTGGCCTGCTCCTCGACGCGCTGGGGTGGGAGTGGATCTTCTTCATCAACGTCCCCGTCGGTGTCATCGGCCTGGTCATGGCTGTGCGTCTCGTGCCCTCCCTGCGCACCCACGCGCACGCGATGGACTGGGTCGGGGTCGTGCTCTCCGCGGTCGGGCTCTTCCTCGTGATCTTCGGGCTGCAGGAGGGCGAGGGTCACGACTGGGGCAGCATCGTCGGACCGGTCACCGTCCCGGTGCTCATCGGCGCCGGGGTCCTCGTGCTCGCGGTCTTCGTCGGCTGGCAGGCGCGCGGGCCGGAGGAGCCGCTCGTGCCGCTCACCCTCTTCACCGACCGCAACTTCTCCCTGTCGAACGTCGCCATCACGATGATGAGCCTCGCCGTCACCGCGATGATGTTCCCGCTCCTCGTCTGGCTGCAGACGGTGCGCGGGTTCACCCCGACCGGGGCGGCCGTGGTCATCGCGCCGCAGGCGATCGCCTCGATCGTGCTCGCACGCCGGGTCGGCCACCTCGTCGACCGGATCCACCCGCGGGTGCTGCCCACCGTCGGTCTCGGCGGCTTCGCGGTCACCCTCTTCGTCCTCGCCGCGCTGATGACACCGGACTCCCCGCTGTGGGCGGTCCTCATCGCCGTCGCCTTCATCGGCATCACCGGCGCCTGCGTCTGGGGCCCGCTCGCGACGACCGCCAACCGCAACCTCCCGCTGCACCAGGCCGGCGCGGGAGCGGGGATCTACAACGCGACCCGGCAGGTCGGGGCGGTCATCGGCTCGGCGGCCATCGCCGCGGTCATGTCGGCCCGGATCGCCGCGCACCTGGGGCCGGGAGCCGCGGAGCAGTTCGCCGGTGGAGCCGAGGGCGCAGCAGCGAAGGGGGCCTCCGGCCTCCCACCGCAGGTCGCCGAGTCCCTGTCGGCCGCCTTCGCCGAGTCGATGCTCCTGCCTGCAGGTGTCCTCGTCGTCGGCGCCGTGGCTGCGGTCGCGCTGGAGCAGATGCGCCACGTGCGGCCACGCTGAGGGCGCATGGGTCTGGTGCCGCGGACGGTGAGGCAACGTCGGCCTTGGCGCACCGTCCGCACCACCTGCGCGTACTCGTCACCCAAGGTGGTCAGTGCGGACGGCGGCCTGAGCCGGCCGACGCTGCCTCATCGTCCGCTGAGAGCTGCCCCGTGCCTCAGCGCAGGTCGGCCACGGCGGTTGCGTGTGCCCGCGCGAGCTCCTCGAGGTCGACGCGCTGCTCGGCGATCCGGCAGCCGAGGCCGTTCGGCTTGACCGGGATGCCCTCGCCGCGCCAGTGGTCGAAGGCCTTCTGGCGCTTGTGCTTCGGTGGGTCACCGGCGGCGTTGACCACCCGCCACCAGGCGACGCCGCCGCCGTACTCGCGCAGGATCGTGCCGACGTGGCGCGGGCCGGTGCCGACGAGGGCGGCGATGTCGCCGTAGGAGATGACGCGGCCGGACGGGACGAGCTCGACCGCCCGCAGCACCTTCTCCACCAGGACCTCGTCCACGGCTCACTCCTCGGTGATCGTCACGCTCTCGATGGTGTGGACCGTCTCCGGCGGGCCCTCGCCGGTCGAGCCGTCGGCCTCGATCGTCTCGACGACGTCCATCCCGCCGGTGACCGTGCCGAAGAGGCTGTAGTTCGGCGGCAGGCCGACGCCCGCCTCGCCGGTGACGATGAAGAACTGCGAGCCGTTGGTGTCCGGGCCGGCGTTGGCCATCGCGACCGACCCGACCTCGTACTCACCGGCCTCGGGCAGCTCGTCGTCGAACTGGTAGCCCGGCCCGCCGCTGCCGTCACCGGAGGGGTCGCCACCCTGCGCCATGAAGTCCTGGATGACGCGGTGGAAGGTCAGACCGTCGTAGTAGTGGTAGCGCGCCAGGACGACGAAGTTGTTGACCGTCGTCGGCGCCTTCCCCTCGAGCAGGTCGACCTCGATGTCGCCGGCGTCCGTGGTGAGGGTCGCCGCGTAGTCCGTCGACTCGTCGATGCACATCGGCGGCGCCTGCTCGAACTGCGTGACCCGCTCCGCGCTCCCGTCGGCCGGCGGGCACTCGGTGGCGCCACTGCTGCTGCTGCTGCCACCGCCACCGCCGCCCTCGCCGTCC
Proteins encoded in this region:
- a CDS encoding nucleotidyltransferase family protein; amino-acid sequence: MSATVSGLVLAAGAGRRMGMPKALKTDPDGTSWLARAVAVLRDGGCADVTVVLGACGGRAAELVPDVPHLLCPDWDEGIGASLAHGLRHLTARPDVDAVLVHLVDLPDVTADVPRRLLAKGAAPADLRRAVYDGVPGHPVLIGRDHWAPLLAELAGDRGAGPYLRRHGAVEVECGDLATGRDVDTPVVDTPDARD
- a CDS encoding beta-propeller fold lactonase family protein, which translates into the protein MKIKNDPVYVRRRRAVIAVLVVAALILALIIGKLVSDDDSAEASPTNASASTSASATGEPEPTTPAEVESPAPEDSPATEQGGKADPAESDLVRVQRLTGEMTPKSVVASKKGQVFAQNMMYTHTVSVFTADGSLQKTIGDAVELADFGIEGHPGTSQGSPVEMAFSPDGETAWVSNYSMYGEGFLPEGKDACEGPEGISNSYLYKIDTSSLEIVDVIEVGAVPKYVAATPDGSRVLVSNWCSMDLSVIDVEQGEVTSTIPLGGDNPRGIEVSPDSSTAYVALMGDDRTVAVDLASGEVDGDFTVTGDGPRHLVLSPDGTHLYVTNNNDATVSEVDTATGEVTRVVQVGNQPRSMTMSPDGGALYVVNYNDATMSKILTEDFEVVQTVKTDPHPIGITYEPTKERVWVANYGGSIIVFDDSRSVA
- a CDS encoding ABC transporter ATP-binding protein translates to MSETAPDQIIHAADLRKAYGSTRALDGLDLDVAPGEVHGFLGPNGSGKSTTIRVLLGLTRADGGTVTVLGGDPWRAAVALHRRLAYVPADVILWPGLTGGQCIDILGRAHGGIDERRRAELVERFDLDTRKRTRDYSSGNKQKVSLIAALAADVELLLLDEPTSGLDPLMEQVFQETVRERVADGTTVLLSSHILGEVEALADRVTIIRSGRTVTTGTLAELRRSTSSQVHAVTDRPLDLAPVPGVTGLVASTSEGRPEIRCHVDATQIADVVGRVHAAGVHTLTITPPSLDDVFLELYRDTPGDGSPTRDVRPSPSLGDHAGGPTSEGEPVR
- a CDS encoding peptidylprolyl isomerase, with product MTPRLLPLVAAAALVLPGCSGSGSEDGEGGGGGGSSSSSGATECPPADGSAERVTQFEQAPPMCIDESTDYAATLTTDAGDIEVDLLEGKAPTTVNNFVVLARYHYYDGLTFHRVIQDFMAQGGDPSGDGSGGPGYQFDDELPEAGEYEVGSVAMANAGPDTNGSQFFIVTGEAGVGLPPNYSLFGTVTGGMDVVETIEADGSTGEGPPETVHTIESVTITEE
- a CDS encoding TetR/AcrR family transcriptional regulator; amino-acid sequence: MSSVDDRTARARVRDAALELFAEHGEDAVTMRQIAERAGVSAALVVHHFGSKAGLRQAVVEHVRDRMDELFDLSTDSGLTGEWSSIAEVLQQALPEGSPVIPYLRRLMMTGDPLATELLSAWHRRTVETFRAWDEAGQLLAGPDPETRAALAMSSDLGTLLLADHWQQVLGYDPLHGDGFARWADEAMRVYAAILPTPDTGTDTAIGDRPPSSKERP
- a CDS encoding MGMT family protein, whose product is MDEVLVEKVLRAVELVPSGRVISYGDIAALVGTGPRHVGTILREYGGGVAWWRVVNAAGDPPKHKRQKAFDHWRGEGIPVKPNGLGCRIAEQRVDLEELARAHATAVADLR
- a CDS encoding DHA2 family efflux MFS transporter permease subunit, which translates into the protein MTDSTVRTAPEPLPDNPWPALWALVIGFFMILVDVSIVSIATPALMSSFDAGIEPVLWVTSAYLLAYAVPLLITGRFGDRYGPKRVYLVGLTVFTLASLACGLSPTIHWLVGARVVQGLGASLMTPQTMAVITRTFPPERRGSAMALWGATAGVAFLVGPLLGGLLLDALGWEWIFFINVPVGVIGLVMAVRLVPSLRTHAHAMDWVGVVLSAVGLFLVIFGLQEGEGHDWGSIVGPVTVPVLIGAGVLVLAVFVGWQARGPEEPLVPLTLFTDRNFSLSNVAITMMSLAVTAMMFPLLVWLQTVRGFTPTGAAVVIAPQAIASIVLARRVGHLVDRIHPRVLPTVGLGGFAVTLFVLAALMTPDSPLWAVLIAVAFIGITGACVWGPLATTANRNLPLHQAGAGAGIYNATRQVGAVIGSAAIAAVMSARIAAHLGPGAAEQFAGGAEGAAAKGASGLPPQVAESLSAAFAESMLLPAGVLVVGAVAAVALEQMRHVRPR